The nucleotide sequence ATGCGTTCTACCTTTTAAAGAAGATTGATGCTTCACTTTTCAGATCTGATTGGAAAACTAAGTTAAAAGAAGATTTTGAGGCACGGTTTAGACTCCCTCATGTTACTGATATTTTCCCTGATGCTTCTTTTATGCGTTCTACTTTTTGTCTCAAAATGAGGTTTACTCATAATAGCGTACTaccaaaacaaaccaaaaagaCCAGTTTAATGTCGGCTTAATCAGTATGCATAATTAGTAGAAGTTGAATGTGAGCATGATAGGCTACAATTTCAATAGAGGAATTGAATGATTTGAAACCTGCAGACTTTGGTCGAAACCAAATTCAAGAAAGTAACTATCTGTTCCACAATGATTGGTACTACAATAGATTTTGCTTGTGAAGCAAATTAGAAATGAAGCAAGTTCAATTGaaacatttgaatttttaagAATTCTAATTTCCTAGACAGAAAAGTGAAAGGTAGAGATGATTGACGAAGGACTAGCATTTGTTCCTCTGAAACTCAGAAAACGTTGTGTGTAATTATCGGCGTGATTACATTGATGAAGATGTTGGTAAGCTTTGGAGTTTGTGTGAATGGAATGTCAAAAagcttttgaattttgaatgaaacGAAATTTTGAGCTTGAAAAGCCAGGATGCAGGGATTAAGTTGTGGATTTTGTCTTTTACACCCCTAGATTTGCAAGTATCTGGCTTTGGAATGTCAAAATTTACAAATTATTAAATTGTTTCCCGAAATTATGTAACCTCGGTTAAAATACTGCATCCTAAGTCAAATATAATTTGTGTTTCTCACCAGATTTCAATGCATAACAACCCATTTAGGATCATAATAATGTGCTGAACTGTGTTTCTCACCAAATTTTCTCAATTGAGAAAATCTTCTTGGTGTTTACGTGTGAGTATCGAAGCTTAACATTTTAATGCAAAATATTCAATATGTATAGCAAACTCGCAATCACTGTAATGACCATTCATAATTATTTGACTCCTAAACCTTCTCGCTTGTCATTAATTTGTGCATCTGGGTAAACTTTAGAACATtcaaatttttcatcaaaaaaacatgatatttaTGGTCAAATTTGTATCATAGCGTATTATGCGGAAATTTAAGTTATAGTATTTTCGTCAGTAACTTAAATTGGATTTTCAATCAATAGAGTAGTTGGCGTATTATACAAATTTgcaaaataaatgttttatcCATTCAAGTTGCTAAGTTAGTTTTACACGTTCTTAGCAGTGACCTCAATTCTCCTTTTCCTACTTTAATACTAATGTTTATGTGTTCAAGAAACAGCTTACAGGGAGCTTTGAGCGTATTCTACTTAGTTCTTGTTCAACTCTGGAAACTAACCCTTATTAGACAGCATTTGTCTCCATGTTTGGAGGAGTTTTTTAGTTGATGTTTCGTTCACATTTTTgctaattttgaaattttattgagACACTGAGACTATGGCAAGTAAACATGGTTATAACCTAAATTCTGTAAGATATTTCTTATACAAGGTTATGTTATTCCGATATGTATagactttattttctttttttatttagagaATGTAATGAGGCACTGAGAGCAGGCTAAATAATCATTGCTTCAGTTCAATACGTgctataaacaaaaattaattgaatattaAAGCATAAGGAGAAAGCAGAAGAAGAGATATTAGAAACTAAACATAGCACATATAACTTGGAATGCAAGTTATTAATTCACAACAAAGCCAGCTAAGCAAACAGTTAGAGGACAGCTCAACAGTTAGTTAGAAGCATATAATAGAAGTTTGTTATGGTAGTTTGGTAAAAGTTAGTGAAATAAGAAGAGATACATTctcttttttcccttttctctcattcttcagAGGCATCTTGTTGAAACCACTTAGCTATTCCTTATCCAACAATctcttttctctcattcttcagAGGCATCTCACTGAAACCACTTAGCCTTTCCTTGTCCAATGATCATCATTTTCCGAGATGACATTGTATCTCAGAAAATTCAACACATTCCGTCCAATCTCAACCTTGTTTCTTCGGTTTTCTCATGCTCGCCCTTCCGCTCCAACTCAATTTCAATCACCTCAGAATGAGGATCTTGATTCTTTCAAGAATCTACCGGTTAAGTCTTCTTCTCCACGCATAATCGAGTTCAACAATCGATTACACTCTCTGGTCATGCAAAAGAACTTTGACAGTGTTGTAACCCATTATAGGTCGATGGAACTTAACAACATGAAGCCAAACTTTCATACAATCAACATTCTTCTAAATTGTTTCGCTCAAGCAAAGAAGGCTAATCTTGCATTTTCGATGTTCGCGAAGTTACTGAAACTGGGTTATGAACCCAATATTATCACTTTTAACAGTCTTCTTAAAGCTATGTGTTTTAATGGTGAGGTTCAAATGGCGTTAGATCTTCATGATAAATTGAAGAAAGCTGGAGTTCCCCTAACCATTGTCAGTTATGGGACACTGATTAGTGGTCTTTGCAAGATCAACCGTCATGATGCTGCTATGCTGGTTCTTAAGAAAATGAAGGTATGTGTTCCTCCTGATGCAATTATATATAAGACTATAATTGACTGTCTCTGTAAGGATTCAAAGGTAGAGACTGCTCTGGAGTTGTATACTGAGATGATTGAAAGTGGAATTTTTCCAGATGTTTTCACTTACACAACTTTGATTCATGGCCTTTGCATTTCGGACAATTTTAAGGCCGCATTTGAATTCTTTAAAGAAATGGTCTCGAACGAAATCAACCCCACTGTTTATACTTATAGTGCACTAATGGCTTATCTATGCAAAAGGAAGAGGGTAAGAGAATCTAAAGCATTGCTTAACACAATGATCAAAGATGGACTTGAGCCTGATCTTGCTATTTTTAACACGCTAATGGAAGGGCATTGCTCACTTCATCAAATGCAAAAGGCTAAAAGAATATTCTACTCATTGCCTCAAAGAGGAATTACTCCGGACATATACAGCTAcaatattcttttcaaaggacTTTTAAGCCAGGGACTTAATATTCCAGAAGAAACTCTTCCATTGTTTGAAGATATGAAATCAAAAAAGGTAAGCCCTGACCTCATTACATATAACACTATTATTCATGGCATGTGTAATTTTTCGAGGATGGACTGTGCTTGGGATTTTATTGGTGAGATGGTTGATAAGGGCATACAGCCCGATGCAGCAACCTACAATCCATTACTGAAGGCCCTctgtagagagaaaaaaattgatgaagcTATTGCTTTAACAAATAGAATCAGTGGCCAGGGCATCCAGCTAGATGCATACACATTCACAATCCTTATCGATGCCTTTTGGAAATCAGGAAGATTTGAAGCTGCACAGGCCACTTTTTGGGATGCTTTCAAAAAAGGGTATGATCTCACTTTGGCTGTCTTTCATGTTATGCTTAAGGGGCTCTGCGAAAATCATATGTTTGATGAAGCAATAAAGATACtgtcaaaaatgaaaaaaaaaggttgtacCCCCAACAAGGCAATCTATGAAGTAATCGTGTATGCTCTTTTTGAAAACGATGAGATTGAAAAGGCTACAAAACTTGTGTATGAAATGAGCCGTATGGGGTTCCTCTAGTAATTGGTCTATGGAAGATGGCAAAAACATGTGATGGATGTTGCTGCAAGAGTAGTTTTTGGGGTCTTAGTATATGTTTAGGCTTGTGGAAGCTAAAGGGTTTGCCAACTCCCACTAACACCACACTGTTAATAGTTTAGTAGTTTTAGTATATCTCTGCTGGGTCTGATGTCCTATTTGGTAACTTTGAATGTAATTTGTTTGTACTCCATGGTTTTTGCATTCCATATTGATATGTTGTGACTCAAACTCTATGGAAAACTTCAATTCTGATTTGAAATGTGATTTCTACAACGTTTTGATAAATTGGTTTTTCATTTGTTAACATATGTTGTGACTCCCTCATGTCACTGATATTTTCCCTGATGCTTCTTTTATGTGTTCTACTTTTTGTCTCAAAATGAGGTTTACTTATAATAGCTTACTACcaaattaaaccaaaaagaCCAGTTTAATGTCGGCTTAATCAGTATGCATAATTAGTAGAAGTTGAATGCGAGCATGATAGGCTACAATTTCTGTAGAGGAATTGAATGATTTGAAACCTGCAGACTTTGGTCGCAACCAATTTCAAGAAAGTAACTATCTGTTCCACAATGATTGGTACTATAATAGATTTTGCTTGTGAATCAAATTCGAAATATTTGATCTAGTTAAACAAAActagaaatgaagaaaattcaGTTGaaccatttgaattttttagaatTCTAATTTCCTAGACAGAGAAGTGAAAGGTAAAGATGATTGGCGAAGGAATAGCATGTGTTCCTCTGAAACTCAGAAAACGTTGTGTGTGTAACTATCGGCGTGATTACATTGATGAAGATGTTGGTAAGGTTTGGAGTTTGTGTGAATGGAATTGTCAAAAAAgcgtttgaattttgaatgaaacGAAGTTTTGAGCTTGAAAAGCCAGGATGCAGGGATTACGTTGTGGATTTTGTCTTTTACACCCCTAAAcaatttcttaaattatttaatgattaattttttatatgataaaaaa is from Medicago truncatula cultivar Jemalong A17 chromosome 1, MtrunA17r5.0-ANR, whole genome shotgun sequence and encodes:
- the LOC25483999 gene encoding pentatricopeptide repeat-containing protein At1g62910, with the protein product MTLYLRKFNTFRPISTLFLRFSHARPSAPTQFQSPQNEDLDSFKNLPVKSSSPRIIEFNNRLHSLVMQKNFDSVVTHYRSMELNNMKPNFHTINILLNCFAQAKKANLAFSMFAKLLKLGYEPNIITFNSLLKAMCFNGEVQMALDLHDKLKKAGVPLTIVSYGTLISGLCKINRHDAAMLVLKKMKVCVPPDAIIYKTIIDCLCKDSKVETALELYTEMIESGIFPDVFTYTTLIHGLCISDNFKAAFEFFKEMVSNEINPTVYTYSALMAYLCKRKRVRESKALLNTMIKDGLEPDLAIFNTLMEGHCSLHQMQKAKRIFYSLPQRGITPDIYSYNILFKGLLSQGLNIPEETLPLFEDMKSKKVSPDLITYNTIIHGMCNFSRMDCAWDFIGEMVDKGIQPDAATYNPLLKALCREKKIDEAIALTNRISGQGIQLDAYTFTILIDAFWKSGRFEAAQATFWDAFKKGYDLTLAVFHVMLKGLCENHMFDEAIKILSKMKKKGCTPNKAIYEVIVYALFENDEIEKATKLVYEMSRMGFL